In one window of Solanum pennellii chromosome 2, SPENNV200 DNA:
- the LOC107008954 gene encoding chaperone protein dnaJ 11, chloroplastic gives MPMISTTSPRSFLQTPPPPVNIFSSGDNSLPSPSSVRFRQSGNFTTAAAAAATCASVETESTTSRYSTLPSDIIHASPASFYEILGIPIGATIQEIKAAYRRLARVCHPDVAAIDQKDTSADDFMKIHSAYSTLSDPDKRADYDRRLFRRRRNVNLYSGGCSPSAMSAFTGYTTRNWETDQCW, from the coding sequence atgcCCATGATATCTACTACTTCTCCTCGTTCGTTTCTTCAAACTCCGCCACCGCCGGTGAATATATTTTCCTCCGGCGATAATTCTCTTCCATCACCGTCTTCCGTCAGATTCCGGCAGTCCGGTAACTTCACCACCGCAGCAGCAGCGGCGGCGACTTGTGCTTCCGTCGAAACTGAATCTACCACGTCAAGGTACTCGACGCTGCCTTCTGACATTATCCATGCTTCTCCGGCGTCTTTCTACGAGATTCTAGGGATTCCGATCGGCGCTACGATCCAGGAGATCAAGGCAGCTTATCGGAGATTAGCTAGGGTTTGTCATCCTGATGTGGCGGCAATTGATCAGAAGGACACGTCGGCGGACGATTTCATGAAGATTCATTCTGCCTATTCTACTCTTTCGGATCCGGATAAACGTGCCGATTATGACCGACGCCTATTCCGGAGGCGCCGGAACGTCAATTTATACTCCGGCGGCTGTTCTCCTTCAGCAATGTCGGCATTCACCGGCTATACTACCCGTAACTGGGAAACAGATCAGTGCTGGTAG